From the genome of Xiphophorus couchianus chromosome 6, X_couchianus-1.0, whole genome shotgun sequence, one region includes:
- the rb1cc1 gene encoding RB1-inducible coiled-coil protein 1: MKLYVFQVNNGSTLTFDTDLAVQTVLELKHAIQAKYKIAVQHQVLVVNGGECMAADRRVCSYSAGTETNPIFLFNKEMILSDRDPTIPKTTFSIESEIQVKVEESLLMPAVFHTVASRTQLALEMFEVAKKLCSFCERLVHDEHLQHQGWAAIMANLEDCTLSYQKLLMKFNTAYTNYQQDLEEIKIKLSKLGTSVSVMARIPLLECLTRHSYRESIEKSSSTPEKDSDETEEEKSTDSVLCATQTQVASKSSASLSASGTATCEPEGDQETSEMTESDGLRAALLDDDTPELSCQSSFNVTLLDWINVQDRPNDVESVVRKCFDSINRLDPRIIQPFLADCRDTIAKLDNQNMKSIKGLEDRLYALDQMIASCKKLVNEQKELAQGFLANQKRAENLKDTSVLPDLCLSHTNQLMIMLNNHRKLLDIKKKCTTAKQELANNLQVRLKWCCYVMLHADQDGEKLQALLRLLTELIERVRVVDALSTVPQMYCLAVVEVVRRKMFMRHYREWANALVKDGKRLYEAEKFKRESFGKLFRKSFLRNRLFRGLESWPPTSFCTRKPRKFDDELPDISLDDLQYLKSCCPVEVQPFLMIPAMCDFEPLNRHVETLHKLVRAAQSVDEMSQTITDLLSEQRTSYSQSAQRSTAQTPQSEGKNGTTTPVLSKMPLCLSLQGSSCQPLLVPVPAPLEDLSPDSIDAQTFDFETIGHPNMDPVLQQGSLDLDSLAESPESDFMSAVNEFVIEENLTSPNPISDPTSPEMMVESLYSSVINAIDNKRMQDTTTLEKENSRIADLKEVLEKYRCAAEESHSNLRRVKADLYYLRGFVLKEQQDFGLALRSITMEVRSTVNKIYQCHKMELNEQHEGELLSARQELEKQVQALTEENQVNQNIVRDVQRAMLELEGLMERKEKELTQLENEKERWVEKERNFAEKIKNLEQINCDQTEEIKALQTSKDSLSSQLENLHFEIERSQQKIRQELEVVSQCHLKELEEKLKQEHQKDLDSLNKNNKEALEHLAVENSTKLTKAADHHDTAIKEKDVHIKEMEARLTELTELRCRLEVDLALKESEMEEVRILFEEAKMQQAEAVKTQVEADTKVLKDELMDLKRQLQAKNEEYEVDLAELRTLMRIEKDHCISELVDRQEEQTILLHGKISALQQHSQDVERNHAEQQQRLREELDQQRAALAEDEEKQFRSFQDREQQLRTVINNLQAEHDLLSKNLEQERRAAQEQEASNVVAANAFKELEQQKEEMERRLLEKIRQLENELHEKQSSKSDEGLSLHAEGHADAGAPLSLDSALQERLQQERASLQAQIELLEKKKNEEIQNLKTSLIAEQQTNFNTVLTREKLKKEQIINDLSEKLQKVTQQQEKDKGLIETLSEDRASVMQEKKQLEEELNRLRNSALVSSAFFPSNSAQDLSEAGAAARALPVTGACSPETSAETDRLASVTAFRDDEHVESAVEASMVASDDTVMSEEKQRIMLLERTLHMKEEENKRLSQRLMSQSMSSVSSRHSDKIAIRDFQVGDLVLIILDERHDNYVLFTVGPTLYFLHSESLTALDLKPASGTSRRPWVLGKVMEKEYCQAKKAQNRFKVPLGTKFYRVKAVPWNRKV, encoded by the exons GAAACCAACCCCATATTTCTGTTCAACAAAGAGATGATCTTATCCGACCGGGATCCAACCATCCCAAAAACCACCTTTTCCATTGAGAGTGAGATTCAGGTTAAGGTGGAAGAGTCGCTACTGATGCCAGCTGTCTTTCACACCGTTGCCTCACGAACACAACTTGCTCTG GAAATGTTCGAAGTTGCCAAAAAACTTTGCTCGTTCTGTGAACGTTTGGTTCACGATGAGCATCTCCAACATCAAGGCTGGGCAGCTATCATGGCTAATCTGGAGGACTGCACTTTGTCTTATCAGAAGTTACTCATGAAGTTCAACACCGCATACACAAATTATCAACAGGACTtggaagaaattaaaatcaaactttcaAA GTTAGGGACTTCAGTTTCTGTGATGGCCAGAATTCCTCTGCTCGAATGTTTGACAAGACACAGTTACAGAGAGAGCATCGAGAAGTCCAGTTCAACCCCGGAGAAGGATTCAGAtgagacagaagaagaaaaatccaccGACTCTGTGCTCTGCGCTACTCAAACCCAGGTGGCCTCTAAATCGTCAGCGTCCTTATCTGCTTCAGGGACAGCCACATGTGAGCCAGAGGGAGATCAGGAGACAAGCGAAATGACTGAGAGTGATGGTTTGAGAGCTGCACTTTTAGATGATGACACTCCAGAACTCTCCTGCCAGTCTTCTTTTAATGTAACACTATTGGACTGGATTAACGTGCAAGACAGGCCTAACGATGTGGAATCGGTTGTCAGGAAATGCTTTGACTCCATCAACAGG CTTGACCCTCGGATCATCCAGCCTTTCCTGGCAGATTGTCGTGACACAATTGCAAAGCTAGATAATCAGAACATGAAATCCATCAAAGGGCTTGAAGACAGGCTGTACGCTCTAGACCAAATGATTGCAAGCTGTAAGAAGCTGGTGAATGAGCAGAAAGAACTTGCTCAG GGGTTTTTGGCCAATCAGAAACGAGCTGAAAACCTAAAGGATACATCCGTCTTGCCTGATCTGTGTCTGAGTCACACCAACCAGCTGATGATCATGCTGAACAACCACAGGAAGCTGCTAGACATCAAAAAGAAGTGCACCACTGCCAAACAAGAGCTAGCAAACAACCTTCAAGTCAGACTCAA ATGGTGCTGCTACGTGATGCTTCACGCAGATCAGGATGGGGAGAAGCTTCAGGCTCTTCTTCGGCTCCTGACAGAGCTAATAGAGAGAGTGAGGGTGGTGGACGCCCTCAGTACGGTGCCCCAGATGTACTGCTTGGCAGTGGTGGAAGTTGTgaggagaaaaatgtttatgcGACACTACAGAGAG TGGGCCAATGCTCTTGTTAAGGACGGGAAGCGACTGTATGAGGCAGAAAAGTTCAAAAGGGAATCCTTTGGAAAACTCTTCA GGAAGTCTTTTCTCCGAAATCGATTGTTTAGAGGACTTGAGTCTTGGCCTCCAACTTCATTTTGT ACGCGGAAACCCAGAAAGTTTGATGATGAACTTCCAGATATCTCACTTGATGACCTGCAGTACTTGAAATCGTGTTGTCCTGTTGAGGTGCAGCCTTTCCTAAT gattcCCGCCATGTGTGACTTTGAGCCCCTAAATCGCCATGTAGAGACACTTCATAAGCTGGTCCGAGCCGCACAGAGCGTGGACGAAATGTCTCAAACTATCACAGACCTGCTGAGTGAACAAAGa ACATCCTATAGTCAGAGCGCCCAAAGATCAACGGCACAAACTCCGCAGTCTGAGGGCAAGAATGGGACCACCACGCCGGTGCTCTCCAAAATGCCTCTCTGTCTTAGCCTTCAGGGATCCAGCTGTCAGCCCCTGCTTGTACCCGTCCCAGCTCCTTTAGAGGATCTGTCCCCAGACAGCATCgatgcacaaacatttgacttcGAAACCATCGGCCACCCGAACATGGACCCTGTCCTGCAGCAGGGATCCCTGGACTTGGATTCTCTCGCCGAAAGCCCCGAATCTGACTTCATGTCTGCTGTCAACGAGTTTGTGATCGAGGAGAACCTGACCTCCCCGAACCCCATCAGTGACCCCACTAGCCCCGAAATGATGGTGGAGTCGCTCTACTCCTCAGTCATTAACGCCATCGACAACAAGCGGATGCAGGACACCACAACGCTGGAGAAGGAAAACTCAAGGATTGCCGACCTCAAGGAAGTTCTGGAGAAATacagatgtgctgcagaagaGTCCCACTCCAACCTAAGGAGAGTGAAGGCTGACCTCTATTACTTAAGAGGTTTTGTCTTGAAGGAACAGCAGGACTTTGGGTTAGCTCTGCGCAGCATAACCATGGAAGTGCGCAGTACTGTGAACAAAATCTACCAGTGTCACAAAATGGAGTTGAACGAGCAGCATGAAGGAGAGCTTCTCAGCGCTCGGCAGGAGCTGGAGAAGCAGGTTCAGGCGTTGACGGAAGAAAATCAAGTAAACCAGAATATTGTCAGAGATGTCCAACGAGCGATGCTAGAGCTGGAGGGGCTCATGGAGCGCAAAGAGAAAGAACTTACCCAGCTGGAGAATGAGAAAGAGCGATGGgtggaaaaagagagaaactttgctgaaaagataaaaaatcttGAGCAGATCAACTGTGatcaaacagaagaaatcaaGGCGCTCCAAACTTCAAAAGACTCTTTGAGCAGTCAGCTTGAAAACCTACATTTTGAGATCGAACGCAGTCAGCAGAAGATCCGACAGGAGCTCGAGGTGGTTTCTCAGTGCCATTTAAAGGAGttggaggaaaaactgaagcaggaaCACCAAAAGGATCTGGATAGTCTGAATAAGAACAACAAGGAGGCTCTGGAACATCTTGCTGTTGAAAATAGTACAAAGCTAACCAAGGCAGCAGATCACCACGATACCGCTATTAAAGAGAAGGATGTTCACATTAAAGAAATGGAAGCTCGGCTTACGGAGCTCACAGAACTCCGCTGTAGACTAGAGGTAGACCTGGCCCTCAAAGAGTCCGAGATGGAGGAGGTGAGAATCTTATTTGAAGAAGCTAAGATGCAGCAGGCGGAAGCTGTAAAGACCCAAGTGGAGGCAGACACCAAAGTCCTTAAAGATGAGCTGATGGATCTCAAGAGGCAGCTTCAAGCTAAGAACGAGGAGTATGAAGTGGATCTGGCAGAGCTGAGGACTCTCATGAGGATCGAAAAGGACCACTGCATCTCGGAGCTGGTGGACCGGCAAGAGGAGCAGACGATCCTGTTGCACGGCAAAATCTCCGCCCTGCAGCAGCACTCCCAGGATGTGGAGAGAAACCACgcggagcagcagcagaggcttaGAGAAGAGTTGGATCAGCAGCGGGCGGCTCTGGCTGAAGACGAAGAAAAGCAGTTTAGGAGTTTCCAGGATCGGGAGCAGCAGTTGAGGACAGTTATCAACAATTTGCAGGCAGAACATGATCTGCTCTCTAAAAACCTAGAGCAGGAAAGACGTGCAGCTCAGGAGCAGGAAGCCTCGAACGTCGTAGCAGCAAATGCTTTTAAGGAGTTAGAGCAGCAGAaggaggagatggagagaaGACTTTTAGAAAAGATTAGGCAACTTGAGAATGAGCTTCATGAGAAACAGTCAAGTAAAAG CGATGAAGGCTTGTCGCTGCATGCTGAGGGCCATGCAGATGCTGGAGCACCTCTGTCCCTAGACTCAGCCTTACAGGAGCGCCTGCAGCAGGAGAGGGCCTCTCTGCAGGCCCAGATTGAGCTcttggagaagaagaagaatgaagaGATACAGAACCTCAAAACATCACTGATTGCAGAGCAGCAG ACGAACTTCAACACTGTTCTAACAAGAGAGAAGTTGAAGAAAGAGCAGATTATCAACGACCTTTCGGAGAAGTTACAAAAAGTTacccagcagcaggaaaaagacAAAG GTCTGATAGAAACGCTGTCTGAGGACCGAGCGAGTGTGATGCAGGAGAAAAAGCAATTGGAGGAAGAGCTGAACCGTCTGCGCAACTCTGCTCTGGTCTCCTCAGCCTTCTTCCCCTCGAACTCGGCTCAAGATCTCTCAGAAGCTGGAGCAGCAGCGAGGGCTCTGCCTGTTACGGGGGCTTGCTCTCCTGAGACCTCGGCTGAAACGGACCGACTGGCCTCCGTAACGGCCTTCAGAGATGACGAGCACGTCGAGTCAGCTGTGGAAGCCAGCATGGTGGCTTCTGA TGACACCGTGATGTCAGAAGAGAAACAGCGGATAATGTTACTTGAGAGG ACTTTGCACatgaaggaagaagaaaacaagcgCCTCAGCCAGCGACTG atgtctcAAAGCATGTCCTCCGTGTCATCACGGCATTCAGACAAAATTGCCATCAGAGA tttccAGGTCGGCGATTTGGTTCTAATCATCCTGGATGAAAGGCATGACAACTACGTGCTGTTCACAGTTGGTCCCACCCTCTACTTCCTGCACTCAGAGTCTCTCACTGCACTGGACCTTAAACCAG CATCAGGGACCTCAAGACGGCCATGGGTGCTTGGAAAAGTGATGGAGAAGGAATATTGTCAGGCAAAGAAG GCCCAGAACAGATTCAAAGTTCCTTTAGGAACCAAGTTCTACAGAGTGAAAGCTGTTCCATGGAATAGAAAAGTCTAA